The Sesamum indicum cultivar Zhongzhi No. 13 linkage group LG1, S_indicum_v1.0, whole genome shotgun sequence genome includes a window with the following:
- the LOC105160732 gene encoding chaperone protein dnaJ 15, whose translation MVGSKMEGPSAPALRRDPYEVLSVSRDSSDQEIKTAYRKLALKYHPDKNANNPEAAELFKEVAYSYSILSDPEKRRQYDSSGFEALDAEGMDMEIDLSNLGTVNTMFAALFSKLGVPIKTTISANVLEEALNGTVTVRPLPIGTSVSGKVEKQCAHFFGVTISEEQAESGIVVRVTSAAQSKFKLLYFEQDANGGYGLALQEDSEKTGKVTSAGMYFLHFQVYRMDSTVNALAMAKDPEAAFFKRLEGLQPCEVSELKAGTHIFAVYGDNFFKPATYTIEALCAKTYEDTTHKLKDIETQILRKRNELRQFETEYRKALARFQEVTNRYSQEKQSVDELLKQRDSIHSSFTVARAVAIPSGSGHFSNGSSSKIPGEDYKSESPGDEGSSDSKDKSSKKKWFNLNLKGSDRK comes from the exons ATGGTGGGGTCAAAAATGGAGGGGCCGTCTGCACCAGCATTGCGGCGAGACCCATATGAGGTGCTTTCCGTGTCCAGGGATTCTTCTGATCAAGAAATTAAGACAGCCTATAGAAAGCTTGCTCTCAA GTACCACCCAGACAAGAATGCTAACAATCCTGAAGCTGCAGAACTTTTCAAGGAGGTTGCATATTCATATAGCATTTTATCCGATCCAGAGAAGAGGAGGCAATATGATAGTTCAGGGTTTGAG GCCCTTGACGCTGAAGGAATGGATATGGAGATTGATTTGTCAAATCTTGGAACTGTCAACACAATGTTTGCAGCTTTATTCag CAAATTGGGTGTACCTATCAAGACCACTATTTCTGCTAATGTTCTTGAAGAGGCTTTGAATGGAACCGTCACAGTTAGACCTCTTCCAATTGGAACTTCAGTCAGTGGAAAG GTAGAAAAGCAGTGTGCACACTTCTTTGGTGTAACTATCAGTGAAGAACAAGCAGAGTCAGGAATAGTTGTTAGAGTTACTTCAGCTGCACAAAGCAAATTTAAG CTCTTGTACTTTGAACAAGATGCAAATGGGGGATATGGTTTAGCATTGCAg GAAGACAGTGAAAAGACAGGCAAAGTTACATCAGCTGGAATGTACTTCTTGCATTTTCAAGTGTACAGAATGGATTCAACTGTAAATGCG TTGGCAATGGCTAAGGACCCCGAAGCTGCTTTCTTCAAAAGACTGGAAGGCCTTCAACCTTGTGAGGTTTCGGAACTAAAAGCTGGCACTCACATATTCGCTGTTTATG GAGATAACTTCTTCAAACCTGCTACCTATACGATTGAGGCTCTTTGTGCGAAGACATATGAGGATACAACTCATAAGCTTAAGGATATCGAAACTCAGATTTTGAGGAAAAGAAATGAGCTACGCCAATTTGAGACAGAATATAGGAAG GCATTGGCACGATTTCAAGAAGTCACCAACAGATATAGTCAGGAAAAACAGTCT GTTGATGAGCTGCTAAAACAGCGAGATAGCATCCACTCTTCTTTTACTGTTGCGAGGGCTGTTGCCATCCCAAGTGGGAGTGGACATTTTAGCAATGGAAGCAGCAGTAAAATTCCTGGTGAAGATTACAAATCTGAGAGTCCAGGGGATGAGGGCAGTTCAGATTCAAAGGATAAGTCTTCAAAGAAGAAATGGTTCAATCTTAACCTCAAAGGATCTGATAGAAAGTGA